From Nicotiana tabacum cultivar K326 chromosome 15, ASM71507v2, whole genome shotgun sequence, the proteins below share one genomic window:
- the LOC107812921 gene encoding small ribosomal subunit protein uS7-like: MGSSNRQQQRHFDAEDLVQQVNNRSREEEIDAGVVAAPVDASAENKIYCDVMLFNCWTYDDVQINDISVEDYITAIASKHPVYMQHTAGRYQAKRFTKAQSPIVERLTNSLMMHGRNNGKKLMVVRIIKHVMEIIHLLTNKNPIQVIVDVVINIGPREDATRIGSAGVVRHGAVDISPLRRVNRVIYLLTIGARKSAFRNIKTIVECLADELINATKGSSNR; the protein is encoded by the exons ATGGG CAGTAGCAACAGACAACAGCAAAGACACTTCGACGCCGAAG ATTTAGTGCAGCAGGTTAATAATCGGAGCAGAGAAGAAGAAATAGATGCAGGTGTAGTAGCCGCTCCGGTGGATGCAAGCGCAGAGAATAAAATTTACTGCGATGTTATGCTTTTCAATTGCTGGACCTACGACGATGTTCAG ATCAATGACATCTCTGTTGAGGATTACATCACAGCAATTGCTTCCAAGCATCCAGTTTATATGCAACACACAGCTGGTAGATACCAGGCTAAGCGTTTCACGAAGGCCCAGAGCCCAATTGTTGAGAGGCTCACCAACTCTCTTATGATGCATGGACGGAACAACGGGAAGAAGCTAATGGTTGTCCGCATCATCAAGCATGTAATGGAGATCATTCATTTGTTGACTAACAAGAacc CAATTCAAGTCATTGTTGATGTTGTCATCAATAT TGGGCCAAGGGAAGATGCAACTCGTATTGGTTCGGCTGGTGTTGTGAGGCATGGGGCTGTTGATATTTCTCCACTTCGCCGTGTTAACCGGGTAATTTATTTGCTGACAATTGGTGCACGTAAGAGTGCTTTCAGGAACATCAAGACCATAGTTGAGTGCCTTGCAGATGAACTCATCAATGCTACCAAGGGTTCTTCAAATAGGTAA